One segment of Leptospirillum ferrooxidans C2-3 DNA contains the following:
- a CDS encoding glutaredoxin family protein, which yields MVKVILLTATWCPTCPPVKRFWELLSDDQDIEYTEVDIESPEGACLREEHQIQMVPSTLINNRLYFSGMPEKQRATSIIRALKESER from the coding sequence ATGGTCAAAGTCATTCTTCTCACCGCAACTTGGTGCCCGACTTGCCCCCCCGTAAAACGGTTCTGGGAGCTACTGTCCGATGATCAGGACATCGAATACACAGAAGTGGATATCGAATCTCCAGAAGGCGCCTGCCTTCGGGAAGAACACCAGATCCAGATGGTCCCATCGACTCTGATCAACAACCGGCTCTACTTCTCGGGGATGCCAGAAAAGCAGAGGGCAACATCCATCATTCGGGCCCTTAAGGAGTCGGAGCGGTAG
- the rpmB gene encoding 50S ribosomal protein L28, giving the protein MAKECAVCGKTKVMGNQISHSHRVSKRAFRPNLQPVRALINGAAKRLQVCTRCIRSGKVQKAL; this is encoded by the coding sequence GTGGCCAAAGAATGTGCAGTATGTGGCAAGACAAAAGTCATGGGAAACCAGATCAGCCACTCCCATAGGGTCAGCAAAAGGGCATTTCGTCCCAATCTGCAGCCAGTCAGGGCATTGATCAACGGAGCAGCAAAGCGGTTACAGGTCTGCACCCGTTGCATTCGAAGCGGAAAAGTCCAAAAAGCCCTTTAG
- a CDS encoding Rid family detoxifying hydrolase, with the protein MNDFPVPVGPYQTARKHGGFLFLSGQIPLDPNSGNLVEGGISSQTERVILNIAGVLKSYGIDWKSVLKVTVYLTDLNDFAEMNGVYSRLIGEPYPARSTIGVASLPKSAKVEIEVTAALS; encoded by the coding sequence ATGAATGATTTTCCCGTTCCCGTTGGACCGTATCAGACAGCCAGAAAACATGGTGGATTCCTTTTTCTGTCAGGGCAAATTCCTCTTGATCCGAATTCCGGAAATCTTGTTGAGGGTGGTATCTCGTCACAAACAGAAAGAGTGATTCTGAATATCGCTGGTGTATTGAAATCGTATGGTATCGACTGGAAATCTGTTTTGAAGGTCACCGTATATCTGACAGATCTGAACGATTTTGCGGAGATGAACGGCGTGTATTCAAGATTGATCGGAGAGCCTTATCCGGCCCGTTCAACGATCGGTGTCGCTTCTCTGCCAAAATCGGCAAAAGTCGAGATTGAGGTGACCGCGGCATTATCGTGA
- a CDS encoding cytochrome b N-terminal domain-containing protein, which yields MHPSRPNRLVEYLDERIRVRSLMQFLLAEPMPGGARWAYIFGSMVLFSLIIQFVTGVMLAFDYGGTPDHAWDSVNYIDHLKYGTLPVGRLIRGFHYWGASVMVILVGIHLLQVFIWGAYKRPREVMWLVGVVLLALTMVAAFTGYLLPWDERAYWGTIVGTNMMGIIPVVGPVIKSAIRGGTGLGALTLSHFFAIHTMVLPSLFIGFFALHMVIFRRVGPAGPFRGSPSELEEKKEYFYPRQVLMDSLGMLFIFILVATLAVLFPPGLEAMANPANSSYSPTPAWYFDWIFELLKMIRPEIAGVLGVPLIVGILLVVWPFFDKSPERSPYKRPVVVSTILLSLGLIIVLSLEAEAGYKPMVALDRTAMARGKIVFDHSGCMGCHMVDGKGGKVGPDLSEEGLVGHSEHWLKVQFVNSKAHFPQSPMPDFTFLKPEQIHDLAQYVSSLGRAGWPDPTAPTP from the coding sequence ATGCATCCTTCCCGTCCGAACCGTTTGGTTGAGTACCTGGATGAACGGATCAGAGTTCGCTCCCTGATGCAGTTTCTTCTGGCAGAGCCTATGCCGGGAGGCGCAAGATGGGCTTATATTTTTGGAAGCATGGTCCTTTTCTCCCTGATCATACAGTTTGTGACAGGTGTCATGCTGGCCTTTGACTATGGTGGGACTCCCGATCATGCCTGGGACAGTGTCAACTATATCGATCACCTGAAATATGGAACGCTTCCGGTTGGACGATTGATCAGAGGATTCCATTACTGGGGAGCATCGGTCATGGTCATTCTGGTGGGAATCCACCTCCTTCAGGTTTTTATCTGGGGGGCTTACAAGCGACCAAGAGAAGTCATGTGGCTTGTTGGTGTCGTTTTACTGGCACTGACGATGGTAGCCGCTTTTACCGGCTACCTTCTGCCTTGGGACGAGCGAGCTTATTGGGGAACGATTGTCGGAACAAACATGATGGGGATCATTCCGGTTGTTGGTCCCGTAATCAAAAGTGCCATCCGGGGAGGAACCGGCTTGGGAGCCTTGACCCTGTCGCATTTTTTTGCCATCCATACGATGGTTCTCCCATCTCTCTTCATCGGCTTTTTCGCTTTGCACATGGTTATTTTTCGCCGGGTCGGCCCTGCGGGGCCATTCCGGGGATCTCCATCCGAGCTTGAAGAGAAAAAAGAGTATTTTTATCCAAGACAGGTGTTGATGGATTCTCTCGGAATGCTTTTTATCTTTATCCTGGTCGCCACGCTCGCTGTTCTTTTTCCTCCGGGACTGGAAGCGATGGCCAATCCTGCGAACTCCAGTTACTCGCCGACCCCTGCATGGTATTTTGACTGGATTTTTGAGCTTTTAAAAATGATTCGCCCTGAAATTGCAGGTGTTTTGGGAGTCCCACTGATCGTCGGGATTCTTCTGGTGGTTTGGCCATTTTTTGATAAAAGCCCCGAACGCTCTCCTTACAAGAGACCGGTCGTTGTTTCAACCATTCTTTTAAGTCTTGGGCTGATCATTGTCCTGTCGTTGGAGGCAGAAGCAGGATACAAGCCCATGGTGGCACTTGACAGAACTGCCATGGCTCGGGGGAAAATCGTTTTTGACCATAGTGGCTGCATGGGGTGCCATATGGTCGACGGAAAAGGGGGAAAGGTTGGCCCGGACCTTTCGGAAGAGGGGCTTGTTGGCCATTCGGAACATTGGCTCAAAGTCCAGTTTGTCAATTCGAAGGCCCACTTCCCTCAATCCCCGATGCCGGATTTTACGTTTTTGAAGCCGGAACAGATTCATGATCTGGCGCAGTATGTTTCGTCTCTTGGAAGAGCCGGATGGCCTGATCCTACCGCTCCGACTCCTTAA
- a CDS encoding GGDEF domain-containing protein: MGDATSKKPSELAAHTLRQLSRDGLPPTPWNYAEVYFQMEASPGNEALSDLIEVSSLFAQMEEDSWSLRQLEGLSRLIPKVHLLSDTEVGREVHFILKDILTRNRGFLKEVLEDKKQFQKTVVFLNQMVSQISGTLESASSRLEKNVERLNQSKSLEEARKIFEKITDESRELLSTIKKMGADIATANKQLMVSSIEANLDPLTGILNRRGLQRKQGNFVGMPVVFMVFDADHFKALNDQHGHAAGDLFLRQVVLFVSRQLENMNFSFCRWGGDEFLVVFEGESLETILEKAESIQKNLDQGVPSPTIFLPGTKKNRVTLSIGLSGGDYRYLSDFDRFFSLADKALYQAKQDGRNLVRAIHLDDYSG; the protein is encoded by the coding sequence GTGGGAGATGCTACGAGCAAGAAGCCCTCAGAATTAGCCGCACATACTCTTCGTCAGCTCAGCCGGGACGGACTACCCCCTACTCCCTGGAATTATGCTGAAGTCTATTTTCAGATGGAAGCCTCTCCGGGTAATGAAGCCCTGTCCGATCTGATCGAGGTTTCTTCCCTTTTTGCCCAGATGGAGGAGGATTCCTGGTCGCTGAGGCAACTCGAAGGCTTAAGCCGGTTGATCCCCAAGGTCCATCTATTGTCAGATACGGAGGTTGGTCGGGAGGTTCATTTTATTTTGAAAGATATCCTGACCCGGAACAGAGGTTTTCTGAAAGAGGTCCTGGAGGATAAGAAACAGTTTCAGAAGACCGTAGTGTTTTTGAATCAAATGGTTTCCCAGATTTCCGGTACGCTGGAAAGTGCTTCTTCCAGGCTTGAAAAAAATGTTGAACGCCTCAATCAGTCCAAATCACTGGAGGAGGCGAGAAAGATTTTTGAAAAGATTACTGACGAGTCGAGAGAACTTCTCTCCACAATCAAAAAAATGGGAGCCGATATCGCCACGGCGAACAAGCAGCTGATGGTTTCATCGATTGAAGCCAATCTCGATCCCCTGACAGGTATCTTGAACCGTAGGGGACTCCAGCGAAAACAGGGAAACTTTGTCGGAATGCCAGTGGTTTTTATGGTGTTTGATGCGGATCATTTCAAGGCGCTCAACGATCAGCACGGACATGCGGCCGGGGATCTTTTTCTCAGGCAAGTGGTGCTATTTGTCTCGAGGCAACTCGAAAATATGAATTTCTCTTTTTGTCGTTGGGGTGGGGATGAGTTTCTTGTTGTCTTTGAAGGTGAGTCATTGGAAACGATTCTCGAAAAAGCGGAAAGCATTCAGAAGAATCTTGACCAAGGGGTTCCTTCTCCCACGATTTTTCTTCCTGGAACAAAAAAAAATCGGGTAACCCTCAGTATCGGTCTTTCCGGTGGTGACTACCGGTACCTTTCTGATTTCGATCGATTCTTTTCATTGGCGGACAAAGCTCTCTATCAAGCGAAGCAAGATGGACGGAATCTTGTTCGGGCCATCCATCTTGATGATTATTCCGGATAG